Within the Rosa rugosa chromosome 2, drRosRugo1.1, whole genome shotgun sequence genome, the region TACCTGGAGCTGCAGCCATTGTTGAAAACAATAGTTTGAACTTGTGAGCTGGTGTACTTGGTTTGTTCTCCTCTGAGCTATCCTTTAGTGAGAGTCTCCAATGGGCAGAGATTATTAATTCTCAATTGATGGTTGTTGATGATAGCTAGAGCAGGGACCAAGTAGTCCTATATATAGGCTTTGGTTTAGGCTCcttcccataaaggttttcctAAATCTATTAGCAATAGGACATTAATCCTGATTCATGTACAGATTCTTTATTGAACCTAATGTATTGAGGAATGGCCAATTATATAAGTTTCTCTCAATAAGCTAGGAATCCTAATTGAAAGATCACTGTCAAGTCCAATTGCTTATTCTGCACTAAGAGTAACAAGTTGTTGTGACTTCAGCTGACATTGACAAGTCCACTGAATCTTACACTGCAAATTTGAgtatggaggaggaggaggagctggctTGGGAGGAGAGTTTCGAGAGGCTGAGATGATTTCAAGAGGCTGAGATGGAGGGGAAAGgtttaggaggaggaggagctgggCAGCTGGCTTGGGAGGAGATGGTTTCGCTGAGATGGAGGAGAAATCGGGTCGGGTTGGGCTTTCGGTCTCCGAATATTTGAAGCCCGAGATCGAACCAAAAATATacattcgggtcgggctttgcacCGAACCGAGATTTTCCAtactaaaaccgaaccgaatcgggcttttttgctCGGTCCGGGTCGGGTCTTCGGTCTTTCGGGTCCCGATGCCCACCCCTACATGCAAGTTTAATATACGAACTAGCCAATGTTATATCACAACCGCATACAACATCTCTTGcaaaattttatcaaaatctttgctccCCGCATCCCTTGATGAGGCCAAATGACCGTTTCCGTCACTGCAGTTGAAGTTGTCAAACACAGTCAGATTCGATTCATGATTATCCAAAGCAAGAACGAATTACCGATTCGTTTGGTAATACCCTCCcacaaaaataaatgaaataaaagagATTTACCATCTGTTGGTGAATGATTCGTCGGTCAAAAGCTCTCATTAGAAACCAAAAAATACATCCGACCAAAGTCTCCCATAAATCCCCtagtaaaagaaaaatagaTAAATAGAGAAaacgttcttttttttttttggacatgaTAAAGAGAGAACTAAACTGTACTCGTACAACAAGACTGGAGACAAAGAAACAAGACTCATGTAGACAACAAATCAGTTTTTTTCTTGCTTCAGTTTCTTTCTAcacagagaaaaaaataaaaaaaatacgaTGTTCACGTTGTGTCTTCGCAACCTCAGTAAATAGCACTTCAGGTGGTAATATCCCAGTTGATTCGACGGTAACTGTGAgtgaaaaaagagaaacaaataaCCCTGTGTTGGAACTTCTTCCTCATAGATTACCCTACATGACTAAAATATTATCGGCTTACATGAGTTTTGAAGAAAATCAAGTTCAAAACAAAGCATGGATCCAGTTTTAGAGTTCTACAGATTCATATAATTATGCATGACAAAAGTTTTAGACTGTAATTTCAAGCATATAAttgaggactttctaatcaacagtTTGAGAGACTCACTTTTCGACTACATTACGGTAAATCAACttttagatgtttatgtatgaatgagtagatcacttcagatttttttttccccaaattgctaatcgttaaggtaccgaactaAATCAAATagatggacgaaccaaatctgtcaaacattaaccgttcatgttcataattgataaattacaataatgaatgccttaacgatttttAGTTTGGTTAAAAAATTGCACAAATGATCTAtacatgaatatctaaacatctaacggttgatttgcacAAATGTGCTATAAAAGTGAgtctcacaatttttttttgaactaatCCTCATTTTAGTAGTACTCATTACAAGGACCCATATATATAAAGCGTATACAATTAACCTCAATCTCTTTCAACACTTATATATGTTCATCTTCTTATTACCATCAATACTTTTAGATGCAAGAAGAAATTAACTAAACAACATTAATGTagtcctttatttatttatttatttatttatttaggtaATAGTCTCAtgattttattaatattttacaATACAGAAGCCACATTGAGACCCACATATTAATATTTTAAAATACAAACCCAACACCAGAAGAGACAAAAACAAACACAGGCCAACACACACGGGCCCTTTATTATTCCGACTAATAGAAACCGATGAGTCAAACTCTCACTagtacaaaaattgaatcagacgacggctaaaaactgtcgtctgatacagAACTGATTGTCGTATATCTcgctgtcgtctgatgaaacaTGATTTAGAGAACCGTCGTCTGAAGAACTCGGCATCCATGTCGATAGCATGTCAACAGGCTCTCGACAACATTAATTGTTGTGTGAACGTTACTCAGACAACGGGCAACTTAAGAATCCGTTGTGTCATGCCATGCATCACTTTGGACTGATATTTTAGAGTTCATCCTGGTCACGGTCATCATCATCAGGACCAGGGCTAGTGTGATTGTGAACGTCAAGGCCACGGTTTTTGCGAGGCAAAATGCTTCGGAGGGAAGGCCAATTGGGACGGATTTGCTTCACGCCAGTGATGAAGTCATTTCTGGTGCCAGGAGCAAAGTTGATCCAGCAGTAGGAATCTCCTTTGAAAAGGTATGCCTCATTATACCTGTGTGAAGCAAGCGCTGCCTCGATTCCACTTGCAAAGATGGTGTTTTTCAAGCTAGGATAGCCGTCGCGGATGGGCTTGACGTGGATGAGGCGTGCAGTACAAGAACCGTAGTTTATAAGAGCATACTTGTCGTCTTTGAAGAGGTAAGCTTCATATTTTGTCGTTGACTCAAACGCGGCGTCTATGCCGCTTTCAAACACCGTGTTTCTTAAGAAGGGGAACATGTCAGAGATGCTAATCGGCCCTTTGATTATCTTGTCATTTGTGGTGTGTGGTGCGAAGTTAATGTGTGCAGAGAGATTCCCAGAGAAGATAAAAGCTTCATCCCGATCGTGAGACCCGAAAGCAGAGTCTATACCATGTTCTGCAAAGACTGTGCCCTTGAGAGATGGATACCCATCGCAGATAAGAAGCGGTCCGTTCAATACCTTGTCGTTTGTGCCGCAAGGAGCATAGTCCAATAGCACATACTCGTTCTTCATGAATAGATAGGCTTCATTTCCGCGAGACGAACGGAATGCAGCATCTATGTAGCTTTCATAGTTAGCCACATCGCCAGCATACCAATCTGTGGTAGTGAAATTATCTTTGATGGCAGCGAGTTGTAGCCCAGAGATGGCAGGGGCTCGGAAATTATTGTTGGTGGCAGCGAGGGAGATTGCAGGGGATCGGCAAATGCTAAGGGTTAGAAGCTGCCTCGTACCATTTTCAGCCACGTAGTCAAATACTGGCCTCCGAATGTTGAGCAACCGTGATGGATGCGATCGTGGATTGAAGTTCCCATTTACTCTTATTACAGTGCCGAGTCGCTCCCGTGTTGTATACCTGCAAGTTAAGTGTACGTAACCTACGTAAGCCTAGTATTCACTTTTGACATGAATAtataataattatatatatagatatttaaGTAACGGTCCATGTGTAGGGTAACCAACCTTCCATCACTAACAAGCCTGAAGCGTTGGGCAGAGCGAATGTATTGAGGGGCAATGCCCGCAACAAAGGAGACCTCGTCTTGAGAAGGGTACAGGTACCGATCACCAAGAGTCTCAGCAACCCAAATGCCACCAGGAGCATATATCTCATAACGATATACTTCCACAGTCTGAGGGACGTCGGGATGCCAACCGCTGTTAAGGGTGGTGCTAACGAAGGCGTGGGTGGCTGGTCTGCGGGAATCAAGAGGCGTACCACCATTATGGACATAGTGATCCAGATTGAAGTAGACTTGGTCGGTAGTGTCTTGTGTACGCCTCGCTTGGAAGCCATTTTGAAATACCTCCTGATAGGGGGTAAGATCCCAGCGGAACACATGGCGGAGTATGTCTTCTTCTCCACTGCTGCTTCTGTAAACGATGTCAGCCAGTGGGGGATCTGCAACACGGCAATTAAAGTAATAAACAGTTTCAACCAAAAATTGAGCTGCACGCACGTCGTCGTCATCGAGAGGTTGAGGGAAGGGTGCTGCACAGCCTCTCCATAGTGAATTCGGCGGGATCGACATTTTCTTCTCACCTGTAAATAAATTTCATTGTCATTTCTCCTGACTGGTGACGAAGAGTACGTGTGTCAATTTGATGCAGCAAACAGGGATCCATGCAAGAGTTGAGTATGTGTTCTAAATAAAATCATAACAGATCTATACAGAGGAATATCAATTGAAAACGAAAACTTGATACAACTTTGAGAGTTTTGTTTACCAATGACAGAGATTGAGACCGAACCGTCCTAATATTTGATACAAGAGAGAACAGAGAGCAAAAACATTCGATGAAGGAGTTAGAGCTAGGAAGGCCTCAATATATAGCATTGTGGCATTGTCCCTCTAGGTACACAATGATGTTGACAAGGACAAAGTGAATATTAAAGCAAAATTAGGTTCTTCATTTCCATCTGATCGATAccttatcaataaaaaaaccgAACTGAGACGCAAAGTTAGGTTCTTAATTTCCTTCTCGCATAATATATAGAAGCATGCATGTGCATGGATAGCCCGTACTTACATCTCTATTAAGGTAGAAGAAGTTTGTTCCTATCGGaatttcttctatatatatcaACACTTGTAACATGCATGCATATTTTGAAGTTGCTGCATGCATGCAGATGTGAGATGTGTAATGAGGCACATACATGCAATTGTGTACGTACGTCTGATCTTTGATATTTCTGGAATATGAGATTAATGAAATGAAATCATGCCATTGGCCTATCAGAACTTGAATGAAAGAATCTAGTTAAACTATTCAAATAAAGATGAGAACCAACAAAGCACTTGGTGCAAGAAACGGAACAGATCAGTGCTTTGCTTGAGAAAGCCATAAATTAACATGAAACAGATCGATGCtgacgcgggcggaagtaaccctaggtttacaagcaataaacctaaaacaaagattctggagtccatcagagataaaagagaaaactctcaattttgattgataatatgataaaagatagttctgcagccgtttaaggttgcttatatatgggaaaagaaaccctagagcgactaacaatgaaaccctaaagcccacggattaaaacaaaacaaatccaaaataaactagaaaacctaaaataaaaagaatgtaaaactaacctaaaaatattaaatcacgaatcggataattaagacgatacattttggcctaaatctgatagggctcactaaagtgagtcttgaagatctcgtcgttcccattctggaaaggtatcaggcgtttcaaacggacattctggccaaaagttagtcaaatctgattcaaaatcaaaacctgacttttcgcacgagaaacccgaaaagtccaaaaccaaatcttcttgaatattccagcggctagtaacctgattacgcgtgagttacctattttccaatcactcttcttgattctacaccgcttctttacttttatggtttttcggctaaactgagtccattctcgtcctacatcattctcctccactatgaaagaactcgccctcgagttcctcttgaataaaggacaggaataggtagacaaaagacctgagaaaaaattagacaattggacatgtggattattggctggatcttctgcatattctgatgacacaatcatgaacccaacaccatagatgagtctGTTATAGGCAACCTTAGTAGATTCTTCACAGCTCTCAAGGTTGTACTCTTGAATAACATCTGGCTCTGAATGATTTATTTTAGGCTCCAAGACTTTATCAGTACAAATAACCATGTCTTCATgagcaatttcatctttaacctcttcttggtcttcatccatgaattcttgtggaggttcttccattagaaattcttctggcttttcttcaattaaactattaatctcaaccggcaaagaaaacttggactctaacttcttctcgaaaaccttaggaggataattcttgatgttcttccttccaggcttgattttaattttgtgtgactcccacctaaataaatatgtgtcatctttgcaataaccacctttgacgctttcatgccatggccttccaaaaagcacattagtgtcatccatgtcaatcacatgacaagtaatctcttctttataaaattttcccatagagacaggaactttacaaacttctgttacttgtgcatattcatcctctccaaatggaatccagtatggatcactcagcttcactgtcggcaattgaaaataatccataattttgtttgctacaaaattctctcgtagaccactgtcaattattacagagcataccttgtctttgatgacacatgtagttcggaagtcgtcgtaatccggcgttgtgaatatccaatgttccatgtttcttctttcttcttttttttttccctttttttttttttttttgattgatgaggttgtcctagggcaaatcccttggtatgttcctcttcaacgaaactttctttgatagatactctacgaccagcgtcgttgaggttggtggtagtgaacttctcccttggatcgtcgtctgctaagaagcgggcgaaacccgctctgataccaactgacgcgggcggaagtaaccctaggtttacaagcaataaacctaaaacaaagattctggagtccaccagagataaaagagaaaactctcaattttgattgataatatgataaaagatagttctgcagccgtttaaggttgcttatatatgggaaaagaaaccctagggcgactaacaatgaaaccctaaagcccacggattaaaacaaaacaaatccaaaataaactagaaaacctaaaataaaaagaatgtaaaactaacctaaaaatattaaatcacgaatcggataattaagacgatacattttggcctaaatctgatagggctcacaaaagtgagtcttgaagatctcgtcgttcccattctggaaaggtatcaggcgtttcaaacggacattctggccaaaagttagtcaaatctgattcaaaatcaaaacctgacttttagcaagagaaacccgaaaagtccaaaaccaaatcttcttgaatattccagcggctagtaacctgattacgcgtgagttacctattttccaatcactcttcttgattctacaccgcttctttacttttatggtttttcggctaaactgggtccattctcgtcctacatcagatGCTTTACCTTAAGTAATATTAACTCTCAGCATTTACCAACCTCCTCCAATATGATAAATTTTAGAAGCTGTACTTAAAAGTTGAGGTAGGTCCTTTTTTACTTGAATAGCTTTAGTTGTTTGACCCTAGAATTAGCTTAACCCCAGTTTGCCTTTGCATAAATTTGTCCCCATGTGCTATACATGTGACTACTTTTCCGATCTGCCTACTATGCAGATCTGTAATTCTGTATCATAGACAAATCTAAAAAATATGGGTCTGTTCTTGAAATCGGGGTGGGTGACTTATGACTCATCAGATGCTGTTCCAGGAGTTATGGTGGATGAGCTGTTTGACAAAATGTTTTTGTAAGATAACTTTACTCTGTTACCATGTAAAGAAAGGTATCTTGCTTGTCTTGACTTGCATTTACCTTCTGGTCAATATTTACTGAGAAAGGCTTGATTAACAAAGAGAATTCTTTCCTCACTTTGTAGcaagaaaattttatttgttgatAAAATAGTCAAGTTTTCTCTGCAATCACTCGGAGAAAGAAATGAGCAAGGCTTGATTACCAAAGAGAATCAACTAGTCTACCACTACATTTCACTTCGAGAAACACAAACAGCTCCACAGTTCTAATGTACCAAATCTTACAGAGATTTCCAAGTTCGATCAacctagggctgggcacgggccgggtccagctAAAATTTCACTGGACCCGGACCCGATCCGTTTTTTACGGTTCGGGCCTAAAGCTTGTTTTGACACCAacagggaccggcccgttttcTTTCAGGCCGGGTTTCagggctttcgggcccaaataCCAGTTTTATGCTTTGTTATCTGTCCACATATATAATCCAGATttcattcatttcaacatgTTAAGTTCAAAACACTGTCCAATTATCCATATCCAAAGTTCAAGCTGCAATTTGACATGCAATTCAACATAAAgtccaaattcaaatacaagaAGTCAAGAACAATTTGACATGCAATTCAACACAAAGTCccaattcaaatacaaagtCTCAATTCAAATACAAAGCTACAATTGAAATTTGGATTCAGGAGGAACAATTCAGCAGCCTTTTTTCAGTCTTCTATTTAGCAATTCCGCAGCTATTCAGCAAAGCCAGCCATCAATTGGCAATCACGGTTTTCCCTACACCAGCCAATATACAAAAATTATCAACAAGTGATTCAATAAAGTGAATAAACCCAAGACAGATCAAAATTGAAGCATCCCAAAACTAGAGTAGAAATTTAAAACTCAACGAGGGCACAAACAAACAACTTTGCAGTTTTCAGTCAGCAAAGAATAATGCAGCAGGCAAGCAAAACCAATGCAAAAAAACACAAACTTGTAGCTTAAAACCAATACACAGCAGCTCACCTGACTTCTCAGTCATCTTCGATTTTTTTGCCTTACAAGCAGCCTTTTTTG harbors:
- the LOC133733796 gene encoding uncharacterized protein LOC133733796, with product MSIPPNSLWRGCAAPFPQPLDDDDVRAAQFLVETVYYFNCRVADPPLADIVYRSSSGEEDILRHVFRWDLTPYQEVFQNGFQARRTQDTTDQVYFNLDHYVHNGGTPLDSRRPATHAFVSTTLNSGWHPDVPQTVEVYRYEIYAPGGIWVAETLGDRYLYPSQDEVSFVAGIAPQYIRSAQRFRLVSDGRYTTRERLGTVIRVNGNFNPRSHPSRLLNIRRPVFDYVAENGTRQLLTLSICRSPAISLAATNNNFRAPAISGLQLAAIKDNFTTTDWYAGDVANYESYIDAAFRSSRGNEAYLFMKNEYVLLDYAPCGTNDKVLNGPLLICDGYPSLKGTVFAEHGIDSAFGSHDRDEAFIFSGNLSAHINFAPHTTNDKIIKGPISISDMFPFLRNTVFESGIDAAFESTTKYEAYLFKDDKYALINYGSCTARLIHVKPIRDGYPSLKNTIFASGIEAALASHRYNEAYLFKGDSYCWINFAPGTRNDFITGVKQIRPNWPSLRSILPRKNRGLDVHNHTSPGPDDDDRDQDEL